In the genome of Bosea sp. BIWAKO-01, the window GCGAATTCCGACAGCTACAAGAGCTTCCTGGCCGAGCGCGGCTTTGGCTATGCCTTTGCCAAGGGGCCGGCCTTCGGCAGCTTCCTCGCCGAGCAGCACAAGCGCAATGGCGAGATCATGGGCGCGCTCGGTCTGCGCCTGCGCCAGTAGTTCCCGCCAATTCCAGCCCGGCCCCCTGCCGGAGCATGATGCGGCGCCGGCTCTGGCGCGCCGCATCCACCCCATCGTGTCCTTCGCGTCGGGCAGGTCTGCATGAAATTCAACGATCTTTTCGCCGGGCTGGTGTTTCTCGGGCTGGCCGCGCTCGTCGCGACGGCGTCCTGGCATCTGCCGAACCCTTCGCAGCAGCCGCTGGGCCCCTCTGCCTTCCCGCTGATCCTGTCCGGACTGCTGGCACTTTGCGCCGTGATCCTCGGGGTCAACGGCGCTCGCGCGGTCGACCGCGGCCCGATGCTGGCCCTGGCCGGCTGGGCGCGCAGCCCTGCTGCACTGCTGAAGCTCGCGCTCGTGCCTGGCGCAGTGCTGTTCTACCTCTGGTTCCCGGAGGCGCTTGGCTTCCTCATCACGGCGCCGCTGATCCTCGTCGTGCTGTTCATGGCGGGCGGTGTCCGGCCGGGTCTGGCGGTTCCGCTCTCCCTACTCGTGGCGCTTGCGATGCATTCGATCTTCTATCTCGGTCTCGGCGTGCAGCTGCCGTGGGGCCCCCTCGAACCGATCCGTTGGTGAGGTCGCCATGCTCGATGCCTATGTCACAGCGCTGGGGATGGTGCTCGATCCCTATGTGCTCGCTGTCATCACCGCCTCGGCCATTTACGGCCTTGTTGTCGGATGCATTCCCGGCCTGTCCGCCACGATGGCGACAGCGCTTCTGGTGCCGCTGACGTTCTTCATGCCGCCCGTCCCGGCCATCGCCGCGATCGTCACGACCAGTACGATGGCGATCTTTTCCGGCGATATTCCGGGCTGCCTGCTGCGCATTCCCGGCACGCCGGCCTCGGCGGCCTATGTCGACGATTCCTATCAGATGACGTTGCGGGGCGAGCCCGAACTGGCGCTCGGCATCGGGCTCTGGTTCTCGGTTCTCGGCGGGCTGTTCGGAACTGCGGTGATGATGGCGGCGTCCCCGGCCATCGCCGATTTCGCGCTTGGCTTCGGCTCGGTCGAGTTCTTCTGGATCGTGATGCTCGGTCTCGGCGGGGCAGTCTTCATTGGCTCTTCGACGCCGCTCAAGGCCTGTATCGCATTGCTGATCGGCCTGATGATCTCGCTTGTCGGCATGAACAATCCGGCTGGCCAGCCACGCTTCACCTTCGACTCCACCGAGATGCTCGGCGGTGTCTCGCTGATCCCGATGATGGTCGGCATGTTCGCCTGCTCGGAGGTGATGCGCCACATGATCGCCGATGGCAGCGCGCCGCAGATTGTCATCAAGAAGATGGGGCCGATCTTCGCCAATATGTGGCGGCTGACCAAGCAATACCCGTGGCAGCTCATCCGCGGCAGCGCGCTCGGGACCGTTGTCGGCATCCAGCCCGGCAGCGGCGCCGACATGGCGGCGTGGATGTCCTATGCGATGAGCAAGCGCTTCTCGAAGACGCCGGAGAAATTCGGCACGGGTCACCCCGAAGGGCTGATCGAGGCGGGAGCTTCCAATAACAGCTCGCTTGCCGGCGCCTGGATTCCCGCTCTCGTCTTCGGCATTCCCGGCGACTCGATCACCGCGATCGCCATCGGCGTCCTGATGATGAAGAACATGGCGCCGGGGCCGACGATCTTCGTCAACAATCCCGAGAACGTCTACGCGCTGTTCCTCGTCTTCGTCATCGCCAATCTGCTGATGCTGCCGCTCGGCTGGGCGATCATCAAGGTGGCCTCGCGGGTGCTGCAGGTGCCCCGCAAGATCCTGATGCCGATCATCCTGCTCTTCGCCATCGTCGGCTCCTACGCGATCAACAACTCGCTCTTCGATGTCGGGCTGATGCTGGCCTTCGGTGCCCTTGCCTTCGTGCTGGAGGAGAACGGCTTTCCGGTTGCGCCGGTCATTCTCGGCGTGGTGCTCGGCCCGCTGCTGGAGGAGTATTTCATCAACTCGATGATCAAGTCCGACGGCAGCCTGATCGGCCTGGTCAATCGACCGATCGCGGCGGTGCTTGCGGCGGTGACGGTCGGGATCATCGCCTGGACGATCGTCGCCTCGCTGCGGGCTCCGAAGCATCCGGCCAGGCCGATGCCGCAAGACCTGTGAACGAGACCTGTGAACGTCGCTTGAAGCAAAAAAGGAAGGCCGGCAGCGGTGATCGCGCTGCCGGCCTTCTTTCCATTGTGCGCTTTCCCCCGCGCGAACGACCGGCAAGGGGCTGCTCGGCTACCTGTCCCGCTCGTCCTCCGACGAGGGGCTGCTTGCTGTCCAACGACCTGTGATACAGACCAGCTCGATCACC includes:
- a CDS encoding tripartite tricarboxylate transporter TctB family protein, which translates into the protein MKFNDLFAGLVFLGLAALVATASWHLPNPSQQPLGPSAFPLILSGLLALCAVILGVNGARAVDRGPMLALAGWARSPAALLKLALVPGAVLFYLWFPEALGFLITAPLILVVLFMAGGVRPGLAVPLSLLVALAMHSIFYLGLGVQLPWGPLEPIRW
- a CDS encoding tripartite tricarboxylate transporter permease — translated: MLDAYVTALGMVLDPYVLAVITASAIYGLVVGCIPGLSATMATALLVPLTFFMPPVPAIAAIVTTSTMAIFSGDIPGCLLRIPGTPASAAYVDDSYQMTLRGEPELALGIGLWFSVLGGLFGTAVMMAASPAIADFALGFGSVEFFWIVMLGLGGAVFIGSSTPLKACIALLIGLMISLVGMNNPAGQPRFTFDSTEMLGGVSLIPMMVGMFACSEVMRHMIADGSAPQIVIKKMGPIFANMWRLTKQYPWQLIRGSALGTVVGIQPGSGADMAAWMSYAMSKRFSKTPEKFGTGHPEGLIEAGASNNSSLAGAWIPALVFGIPGDSITAIAIGVLMMKNMAPGPTIFVNNPENVYALFLVFVIANLLMLPLGWAIIKVASRVLQVPRKILMPIILLFAIVGSYAINNSLFDVGLMLAFGALAFVLEENGFPVAPVILGVVLGPLLEEYFINSMIKSDGSLIGLVNRPIAAVLAAVTVGIIAWTIVASLRAPKHPARPMPQDL